One genomic region from Chloroflexota bacterium encodes:
- a CDS encoding PIG-L family deacetylase encodes MRRLTIDGGEGLPGSAGLRLLAIGAHADDIEIGCGATIMRLADEGRLRSVRWVVLSASGPRADEARIAAEAVLHGVPDREVTLAEMRDGYFPYEGAAVKDVFESLKDGPPPDLVLTHRREDAHQDHRLIAELTWNTFRDQLILEYEIPKYDGDLGTPNAYVEIPEVIARRKVELLMRHFPSQLERHWFTEATFWALLRLRGIECRSSTGLAEGHTARKIVL; translated from the coding sequence ATGCGCCGGCTCACGATCGATGGCGGGGAGGGCCTACCCGGATCGGCGGGTCTCCGCCTCCTTGCGATCGGGGCCCACGCGGACGATATCGAGATCGGCTGTGGCGCCACGATCATGCGCCTCGCCGATGAGGGTCGTCTGCGCTCCGTCCGCTGGGTCGTCCTGAGCGCATCCGGACCCCGGGCCGACGAGGCCCGGATAGCGGCCGAGGCCGTTCTCCACGGCGTCCCGGACCGCGAGGTCACGCTGGCCGAGATGCGCGACGGATACTTCCCCTACGAGGGCGCGGCGGTGAAGGATGTCTTCGAATCGCTCAAGGATGGTCCACCGCCGGACCTCGTCCTCACCCATCGTCGCGAAGATGCGCACCAGGATCATCGCCTGATCGCGGAATTGACCTGGAACACCTTCCGTGACCAGCTGATCCTTGAGTACGAGATCCCAAAGTACGACGGCGATCTCGGCACGCCGAACGCGTACGTCGAGATCCCGGAGGTGATCGCACGTCGGAAGGTCGAGCTGCTCATGCGGCACTTCCCGAGCCAACTCGAGCGGCATTGGTTCACCGAGGCGACATTCTGGGCTCTCCTGCGGCTTCGAGGGATCGAGTGTCGGTCGAGCACCGGCCTCGCCGAGGGCCACACGGCCAGGAAGATCGTGCTCTGA
- a CDS encoding GMC family oxidoreductase: protein MIIDGRAIPGGSSLASDICIVGGGPAGISLATRLASDPRLTVCLIESGGLEFDEATQELARAEVVGLPAYPLHETRIRALGGSSWSWGGICTPLDELAFTERAGVPDGGWPFPQSTLEPYLEDAFTLCEITPEARREADAASAARVRLSGLEGGPAVVTPVYFSPPTRFGRTQRARLESAANVTICLRSTAVGLDMDTSTGRIATLRVRCLTGHEYQVDARFYVLAAGGIENARLLLVSNGTHERGLGNDSGHVGRHFMDHPRVKDRYRVRSGDTRLGRLVGGGAAGTLRFLRLSVAPEVQRREGLLTYHANVQFGYAGQRSPQWDAVRRIVIATRPPWNESPYYQDAGGGRIHVRRRDVMTALRRPDRSLLATLGAATEHPALRRFLEIVSTIEQVPDPDNRVEVVAERDVLGTPKVRVHWNTGEAERQTYRRSLELLLDSLEQLEPGIRSANLDGTDPWPSRIVGNWHHLGTTRMHADPTGGVVDPDCRVNGIDNLYVAGSSVFPTSGSTSPTLTIVQLALRLADHLSQRLDTVA, encoded by the coding sequence GTGATCATCGACGGTCGCGCGATCCCGGGCGGATCCTCTCTGGCCAGCGACATCTGCATCGTCGGCGGAGGACCGGCCGGTATCTCGCTCGCGACGCGGCTCGCATCCGATCCCCGCCTCACCGTCTGCCTCATCGAGAGCGGCGGCCTCGAGTTCGATGAGGCGACGCAGGAGCTCGCCCGCGCCGAGGTCGTCGGCCTGCCCGCGTACCCCCTGCATGAGACTCGCATCCGTGCCCTCGGCGGATCGAGCTGGTCCTGGGGCGGGATCTGCACCCCACTCGACGAACTCGCGTTCACGGAGCGGGCGGGGGTCCCCGACGGGGGATGGCCGTTCCCGCAATCGACGCTGGAGCCGTACCTCGAGGACGCGTTCACGCTGTGCGAGATCACGCCGGAGGCCAGACGCGAGGCCGATGCGGCGAGCGCGGCGCGCGTCCGGCTGTCCGGGCTCGAGGGCGGACCCGCCGTCGTGACGCCGGTCTATTTCAGCCCACCGACCCGATTCGGCAGGACGCAGCGCGCCCGGCTCGAGTCGGCCGCGAACGTGACCATCTGCCTCCGGTCGACGGCCGTCGGACTGGACATGGACACGTCCACCGGCAGGATCGCGACCCTCCGGGTCCGTTGCCTGACCGGGCATGAGTACCAGGTGGACGCCAGGTTCTACGTGCTGGCGGCGGGGGGCATCGAGAACGCCCGCCTGCTGCTCGTATCGAACGGGACGCACGAGCGCGGGCTCGGAAACGACTCCGGCCACGTCGGCAGGCACTTCATGGACCATCCCCGGGTGAAGGACCGGTATCGAGTGCGATCCGGCGACACCCGACTTGGCCGGCTCGTCGGCGGCGGTGCCGCGGGCACCCTGCGGTTCCTCCGATTGAGCGTGGCGCCCGAGGTCCAGCGCCGCGAGGGCCTGCTCACCTACCACGCGAACGTCCAGTTCGGCTATGCCGGCCAGCGGAGCCCGCAATGGGATGCCGTCCGCCGGATCGTGATCGCGACCCGGCCTCCGTGGAACGAGAGCCCGTACTACCAGGACGCTGGCGGAGGCCGGATCCACGTGCGGCGGAGGGACGTGATGACCGCCCTCCGTCGACCCGACCGTTCTCTGCTCGCCACCCTGGGCGCCGCGACGGAGCACCCGGCGCTCCGGCGCTTCCTCGAGATCGTCAGCACCATCGAGCAGGTGCCGGATCCAGACAATCGGGTCGAGGTCGTGGCCGAGCGCGATGTCCTCGGCACGCCGAAGGTCCGGGTGCACTGGAACACGGGGGAGGCGGAGCGTCAGACCTATCGCCGGAGCCTCGAGCTGCTCCTCGACTCGCTCGAGCAGCTCGAACCGGGCATCCGCTCGGCAAACCTTGACGGGACGGACCCCTGGCCGTCGCGGATCGTCGGCAACTGGCATCACCTCGGCACGACCCGGATGCACGCGGACCCGACAGGGGGGGTCGTGGACCCGGATTGCCGGGTCAATGGGATCGACAATCTCTACGTGGCGGGCAGTTCCGTCTTTCCCACGTCCGGATCGACATCTCCGACCCTGACGATCGTCCAGCTCGCCCTGCGTCTCGCCGACCACCTCTCCCAGCGCCTGGACACCGTGGCCTAA
- a CDS encoding molybdenum cofactor guanylyltransferase, protein MTPDATVRRDRRDRRGAAQRAVAGIVLAGGRSRRFGRDKLAASMPDGRTVLTHAAEAVASVVDLVAVVISPEGPIPDALPPNVLVVRDAQAFDGPVAGILAGLEALGGTAESIVVVAGGDMPWMLPDVLRLLVDALEADPDATCARLGSPTAVAAATVDEPTALLPCALRLGAARAAARSAFAEDDRRVHRLLGRLATAVVDGQRWRTIDPDGWTIRDVDRPADLDDRPL, encoded by the coding sequence GTGACGCCGGATGCGACGGTGCGGCGCGACCGGCGCGACCGGCGCGGCGCGGCGCAGCGTGCCGTGGCGGGGATCGTCCTCGCGGGCGGGCGATCGCGGCGATTCGGTCGCGACAAGCTGGCCGCATCGATGCCCGATGGAAGGACCGTCCTCACCCACGCCGCGGAGGCAGTCGCGAGCGTCGTCGACCTCGTGGCCGTCGTCATCTCACCTGAGGGGCCGATCCCCGACGCCCTGCCTCCGAACGTTCTCGTCGTCCGGGATGCGCAGGCGTTCGATGGGCCGGTCGCCGGCATCCTCGCCGGGCTCGAGGCGCTCGGCGGCACCGCTGAATCGATCGTCGTCGTCGCGGGAGGCGACATGCCGTGGATGCTCCCGGACGTGTTGCGACTGCTCGTCGACGCGCTCGAGGCGGATCCGGACGCGACCTGTGCGCGCCTCGGGTCGCCGACAGCGGTTGCGGCCGCCACCGTGGATGAGCCAACCGCCCTCCTGCCGTGCGCGCTCCGCCTCGGCGCAGCGAGGGCCGCTGCGCGATCGGCGTTCGCCGAGGACGATCGGCGAGTGCACCGCCTCCTCGGGCGACTTGCGACCGCCGTGGTGGACGGTCAGCGGTGGCGAACGATCGACCCGGACGGCTGGACGATCCGCGACGTGGACCGGCCGGCAGACCTGGACGATCGACCTCTTTAA
- a CDS encoding L-seryl-tRNA(Sec) selenium transferase, producing the protein MTRPATSRPSPTRRPSPNRPPSVERVLTLAREGLTDAPPTHEALARVAREVIADERERLAAGASIRPVGELAAEVIRRLDGLVRERAPRAVINATGVIVHTNLGRAPWPVAAIEAADAAARGYLLLEMDPETGRRGTRSGAAEAHLVALTGAADALVVNNNAAAVALAVGLAGRGGGIAVSRGELVEIGGGVRIPEIVRRAGARLVEVGTTNRTRAADFGDAFGIRPVRVVLRIHPSNFRQSGFTESPDPRALAELAHAHGAIVIDDLGSGALLDTAAYGLAHEPTPADALADGADIVTFSGDKLLGGPQAGLIVGRADLIGRLRRDPLARAMRPDKVTLAALAATLGLYRAGRAVAEIPVWRMIALPAATLRTRADALARMVAAVIARDSSASVEAVELRATVGGGSLPGETLPSCGVAIRRGSADRLLRRLRSGDPAIIGRIADGAVLLDLRTVDPADDDRLAAALHTALAAAADDAPPDAAPEPAAPGGER; encoded by the coding sequence ATGACCCGACCCGCGACCAGCCGTCCGTCCCCGACCCGCCGTCCGTCCCCGAACCGACCGCCGAGTGTCGAGCGGGTGCTCACGCTCGCACGGGAAGGACTGACGGACGCGCCGCCGACCCACGAGGCGCTCGCGCGGGTAGCCCGCGAGGTCATCGCGGATGAGCGGGAACGCCTCGCCGCGGGTGCGTCGATCCGCCCGGTCGGCGAGCTTGCCGCCGAGGTCATCCGGCGCCTGGACGGCCTCGTCCGCGAGCGGGCGCCACGCGCCGTCATCAACGCGACCGGGGTGATCGTCCACACGAACCTCGGTCGGGCGCCGTGGCCGGTTGCCGCCATCGAGGCGGCGGATGCGGCCGCGCGGGGTTACCTCCTCCTCGAGATGGACCCGGAGACCGGCCGTCGCGGGACGCGATCCGGAGCCGCCGAGGCGCACCTGGTCGCCCTCACCGGCGCGGCGGACGCGCTCGTCGTCAACAACAACGCGGCGGCCGTCGCGCTCGCGGTCGGCCTCGCCGGCCGGGGCGGCGGCATCGCCGTCTCGCGCGGCGAGCTCGTGGAGATCGGCGGCGGGGTTCGGATCCCGGAGATCGTCCGCCGGGCGGGCGCGCGGCTCGTCGAGGTCGGGACGACGAACCGGACGCGGGCAGCGGATTTCGGGGATGCCTTCGGAATCCGCCCCGTGCGGGTCGTGCTGCGGATCCATCCATCGAACTTCCGGCAGTCCGGGTTCACCGAATCGCCGGACCCTCGCGCGCTTGCCGAGCTCGCCCACGCGCACGGCGCGATCGTCATCGACGATCTCGGGTCGGGTGCCCTGCTCGACACGGCGGCCTACGGCCTGGCGCACGAGCCGACACCCGCCGACGCCCTCGCCGACGGCGCGGACATCGTCACGTTCAGCGGCGACAAGCTCCTCGGCGGCCCCCAGGCGGGCCTCATCGTCGGCCGGGCGGACCTCATCGGCCGGCTCCGACGCGACCCGCTCGCCCGGGCGATGCGGCCGGACAAGGTCACGCTCGCCGCCCTCGCCGCGACGCTCGGCCTCTACCGGGCAGGCCGGGCGGTCGCCGAGATCCCCGTGTGGCGGATGATCGCCCTGCCGGCAGCGACCCTCCGGACGCGAGCCGACGCACTCGCGAGGATGGTCGCGGCGGTGATCGCCCGCGATTCGAGCGCCTCGGTCGAGGCCGTCGAGCTCCGCGCCACCGTCGGCGGCGGATCCCTGCCCGGCGAGACGCTGCCCTCATGTGGAGTCGCGATCCGACGCGGGTCGGCCGATCGGCTGCTGCGGCGCCTCCGATCGGGTGATCCGGCGATCATCGGACGGATCGCGGACGGTGCCGTTCTCCTCGATCTCCGGACGGTCGACCCGGCGGACGACGACCGCCTCGCGGCGGCGCTGCACACGGCACTCGCGGCCGCCGCCGACGACGCCCCACCCGACGCCGCGCCCGAGCCCGCGGCACCCGGCGGTGAGCGATGA
- a CDS encoding glucose-1-phosphate cytidylyltransferase, with protein MKVVIFCGGQGVRLREYGPVPKPMIPIGARPILWHVMRYYAHFGHTEFILCLGHGAGAIKEYFLHYKEALSNDFVLTDGGRSLELAGRDIEDWRITFVDTGLHATIGERLLAVRRYVADEEVFLATYGDCLTDAPLDALIRDFMAGEAVAGLLSVKPPGFFDLVHQGPDGSVTAIRNVGDGGIRMNGGFFLLRRSIFDHLRPGEELVVEGFQRLIDERRLIAYPWDGFWATMDTLSQHRELEELNEAGRPPWAVWTTSGER; from the coding sequence ATGAAGGTCGTCATCTTCTGTGGTGGGCAGGGCGTGCGGCTGCGCGAGTACGGCCCCGTCCCCAAGCCGATGATCCCGATCGGTGCCCGACCCATCCTGTGGCACGTGATGCGCTACTACGCCCACTTCGGTCACACCGAGTTCATCCTCTGCCTCGGACACGGCGCCGGCGCCATCAAGGAGTACTTCCTTCACTACAAGGAAGCGCTGTCGAATGACTTCGTGCTGACCGACGGCGGTCGTTCGCTTGAGCTGGCCGGCAGGGACATCGAGGACTGGCGGATCACCTTCGTCGACACCGGCCTGCATGCCACGATCGGTGAACGGCTCCTCGCCGTCCGACGGTACGTGGCAGACGAAGAGGTGTTCCTCGCCACGTACGGCGATTGCCTCACGGATGCGCCGCTGGACGCCCTGATCCGTGACTTCATGGCCGGGGAGGCCGTCGCCGGCCTGCTCTCGGTGAAGCCGCCCGGTTTCTTCGACCTGGTGCATCAGGGTCCGGATGGATCGGTGACGGCGATCCGGAACGTCGGTGACGGCGGGATCCGGATGAACGGCGGCTTCTTTCTGCTCCGGCGGTCCATCTTCGATCACCTCAGGCCGGGGGAGGAGCTCGTGGTGGAGGGTTTCCAGCGCCTGATCGATGAACGTCGGTTGATCGCCTATCCGTGGGACGGATTCTGGGCCACCATGGACACGCTCAGCCAGCATCGCGAACTCGAAGAGCTGAACGAGGCCGGACGCCCACCGTGGGCCGTCTGGACCACCAGCGGAGAACGCTGA
- the selB gene encoding selenocysteine-specific translation elongation factor → MTLVVGTAGHIDHGKTSLLRALTGIDADRLPEERRRGMTIDVGYAHLRLPDGDELDFVDVPGHDRLIGNMLVGAGEIDAALLVVAADDGPRAQTLEHLELLDALGIANGVVAVTKIDVVDAERVAAVVADVGRILGRTMLAGSPIVPVASLRGDGIDELRARLSELRDRARDRAAVKPGTGRSPRLAVDRVFSVKGRGTVVTGSLRGGPLVRGDVLRLEPGGRTVRAREIQVHGATVASAPGGGRVAMNLAGVMDPPPVRGDVLTMDRAVVATQEILAVLRRPAALDDRAPRRPNWPPDPGSVTRLHLGTASTEARVGRGRRDLADLPDGRRVVRLRLDRPIAAAIGDAFVLRRPSPVGAVAGGVILDPQPPIGASRRRVTAERLVALLPSEAGVSNNVAARLDLHGVLLEVPGELDPHAGRTVPGRVLAGHRLAPDLDVAIQADLLAAIEASSHPGGDPGVSSSELRAGLARAIRRRVTVDHRAALEISSAVVDSLVAEGRLTRSGDRLLAAGTSADRGPSPEMVASMARLERILAVPAPPALGDALRASGSTPEAARLLERSGRIVRLDDDLAYAATTFAELGATALRLSTAGPVTPASFRDATGTSRKYVMAILEELDRRGVLRRTPAGHVAGPRAPR, encoded by the coding sequence ATGACCCTCGTCGTCGGGACGGCCGGCCACATCGACCACGGCAAGACGTCCCTCCTCCGAGCCCTGACGGGCATCGATGCCGACCGGCTGCCCGAGGAGCGTCGGCGGGGGATGACGATCGACGTCGGGTACGCCCACCTCCGGCTGCCCGACGGCGACGAGCTCGACTTCGTCGATGTGCCCGGCCACGACCGCCTCATCGGCAACATGCTCGTCGGAGCCGGCGAGATCGATGCCGCCCTCCTCGTGGTCGCGGCGGATGACGGACCTCGGGCGCAGACGCTCGAGCACCTCGAGCTCCTCGACGCGCTCGGCATCGCGAACGGGGTCGTCGCGGTCACCAAGATCGACGTCGTCGATGCGGAGCGGGTCGCCGCGGTCGTCGCCGACGTCGGCCGGATCCTCGGGAGGACCATGCTTGCCGGCTCGCCGATCGTGCCGGTCGCCTCGCTCCGTGGAGACGGGATCGACGAGCTCCGTGCCCGCCTGAGCGAGCTTCGCGACCGTGCCCGGGACCGAGCCGCGGTGAAGCCCGGAACGGGACGATCACCGCGGCTCGCCGTGGATCGCGTGTTCAGCGTCAAGGGCCGCGGAACGGTGGTCACCGGATCGCTCCGCGGTGGTCCCCTCGTCCGTGGCGACGTCCTCCGCCTCGAGCCCGGCGGCCGCACGGTCCGGGCGCGGGAGATCCAGGTCCACGGGGCGACGGTGGCGTCGGCCCCGGGTGGTGGGCGCGTCGCCATGAACCTCGCCGGCGTCATGGATCCGCCGCCGGTCCGCGGTGACGTGCTCACGATGGACCGCGCGGTCGTCGCGACGCAGGAGATCCTCGCCGTCCTCCGCCGCCCGGCGGCACTCGACGATCGCGCACCGCGGCGGCCGAACTGGCCACCCGATCCGGGCTCCGTCACGCGGCTCCACCTCGGGACCGCGTCCACCGAGGCGCGGGTGGGCCGCGGGCGACGTGATCTCGCGGACCTGCCCGATGGGCGACGGGTCGTCCGTCTCCGCCTGGACCGGCCGATCGCGGCCGCGATCGGCGACGCCTTCGTCCTTCGCCGTCCGTCACCGGTCGGCGCCGTGGCCGGAGGCGTCATCCTCGATCCGCAGCCACCCATCGGGGCCTCGCGGCGGAGGGTCACCGCCGAGCGACTCGTGGCGCTCCTCCCATCGGAGGCCGGCGTCTCCAACAACGTCGCGGCAAGACTCGATCTTCACGGTGTCCTGCTGGAGGTCCCGGGCGAGCTCGATCCCCACGCCGGGCGGACGGTCCCCGGGCGGGTCCTCGCCGGCCACCGGCTCGCTCCCGACCTAGACGTGGCGATCCAGGCGGACCTCCTCGCGGCGATCGAGGCGAGCAGCCACCCCGGCGGCGATCCCGGTGTCTCGAGCTCCGAGCTTCGGGCCGGTCTCGCCCGGGCGATCCGTCGACGGGTGACGGTGGATCATCGGGCGGCCCTCGAGATCTCCAGCGCCGTCGTCGATTCGCTCGTGGCGGAAGGTCGGCTCACCCGCAGCGGGGATCGTCTCCTGGCCGCAGGCACGTCGGCCGACCGTGGCCCGAGTCCGGAGATGGTCGCGTCGATGGCTCGACTCGAGCGGATCCTCGCGGTGCCGGCTCCTCCGGCCCTCGGCGACGCGTTGCGCGCGTCGGGTTCGACGCCGGAGGCGGCGCGGCTGCTCGAACGATCAGGCCGGATCGTCCGTCTCGACGACGACCTCGCCTACGCAGCCACGACGTTCGCCGAGCTCGGGGCGACGGCGCTCCGCCTTTCGACGGCTGGGCCGGTGACGCCGGCGAGCTTCCGCGACGCCACGGGGACAAGCCGAAAGTACGTCATGGCGATCCTCGAGGAGCTCGATCGACGCGGCGTCCTGCGGCGCACGCCGGCCGGACATGTCGCGGGGCCGAGAGCGCCGCGGTGA
- a CDS encoding cyclase family protein: MRVIDVSLPLSSRLTVFSGNTALSVHDVLRRDRGDATNVSELRIGTHAGTHVDAPSHLLDDAPGADRLPLDETDRRGSRGRLHGRAARDRCARPRGAGPSARAPTAPAPHPELGVLAQPGGRVSLGLRRARPRWRALADPPRRPAGRDRWAVDRAISDARPPDARRAPRGRDGDRRGPRP, from the coding sequence ATGCGGGTCATCGACGTCTCGCTTCCGCTCTCGAGCCGCCTGACGGTTTTTAGCGGCAACACGGCCCTCTCCGTGCACGATGTCCTTCGGCGCGACCGCGGGGACGCGACCAATGTGTCCGAGTTACGGATCGGCACGCACGCGGGAACGCATGTCGACGCGCCGTCCCACCTGCTCGACGACGCACCGGGCGCTGACCGACTGCCGCTGGACGAAACTGATCGGCGAGGCTCTCGTGGTCGACTGCACGGCCGTGCCGCGCGCGATCGGTGCGCGAGACCTCGAGGCGCTGGGCCTTCCGCCCGGGCTCCGACGGCTCCTGCTCCGCACCCGGAACTCGGCGTTCTGGCGCAACCCGGCGGCCGAGTATCCCTCGGACTACGTCGGGCTCGCCCACGATGGCGCGCTCTGGCTGATCCGCCACGGCGTCCGGCTGGTCGGGATCGATGGGCTGTCGATCGAGCCATATCGGACGCCCGGCCGCCCGACGCACGTCGCGCTCCTCGAGGCCGGGATGGTGATCGTCGAGGGCCTCGACCTTGA